CTGATGTTTTAGCCTTCCAGCAAAAAATTGCAGATATCGAAAAAGAGCTTGGCCTAAACGTTAGTGAAATTAAAGATATTTCTAAACGTATGGCAATTGGTGAAGCCAAAGCTCGTCGTGCGAAAAAAGAAATGGTAGAGGCCAACCTTCGTTTGGTAATTTCGATTGCGAAAAAATATACCAACCGTGGTTTACAGTTCCTTGACTTGATTCAAGAAGGGAACATTGGTTTGATGAAAGCTGTAGACAAGTTTGAATACCGTCGTGGTTATAAATTCTCAACTTATGCGACTTGGTGGATTCGTCAGGCAATTACCCGTTCTATTGCCGATCAGGCTCGTACAATTCGTATTCCTGTACACATGATTGAAACGATTAACAAAATTAACCGTGTATCGCGTCAATTATTACAGGAAATGGGCCGTGAACCTACTCCTGAAGAGTTAGGTGAACGCTTAGAAATGGATGAGGTTAAAGTTCGTAAGGTTCTTAAAATTGCGAAAGAACCAATTTCAATGGAAACTCCAATCGGTGATGATGAAGATTCGCATCTTGGGGATTTTATTGAAGACCAGAACATCACTTCTCCAATTGATGCTGCGACTTCAGAAGGCTTAAAAGAAGCAACTCGTGAAGTTTTAGAAAACTTAACTGAACGTGAAGCAAAAGTATTGAAGATGCGTTTTGGTATTGATATGCCAACCGATCATACTTTAGAAGAAGTAGGTAAGCAGTTTGATGTAACACGTGAGCGTATTCGTCAGATTGAAGCAAAAGCATTGCGTAAATTACGTCACCCTTCTCGTTCCGAACACTTGCGTTCTTTCCTAGAGAATGACTAATTTTTGAAATCTTGAAATTTCGAGACTAGTCCCCATTTAATAGAAAGAGCTATAAACGCCTGCGATGATGCAGGCGTTTCACATGATGAGGTTACTTATGTTAGACCGCACTCCATCTCGCGAACTCCGTGAAGACCTTTGGGTATTTCCAATGGACTATCCAATTAAACTCATTGGCGATGCGGGTGAAGAATTACGTATAGCTGTCGTTGATATTCTAGTGAAACATTTTCCTGACTTTGACCAAACAACGTTAAAAGTACAAGAATCACGTACAGGCAAATACCATTCATTAACCGCGCAATTACGCTTTGATGAATTGGAACAAGTGCATGCTTTATATGCAGACTTGGCTGCTTGTCCGCAAATAAGAACTGCGCTTTAATTTTAAAATGCCATGACAATTTTAATGTCATGGCATTTTTATTTATACCAATCTTTATAGAAATAATTACAAATATTTAGAACCGTTTAGGCAAAATACTTTAAACTCATCAAAAGCATACTCTCATAATTTAAAGTTGAGAGACTTCCCTTCTGTTAAGTACCATGCACAGGAAAATGTTTAATGAGCCTTGATAAACCCACTTTGATTATTCGTCAGTGGAACGATTTACAAGATTATCAAAGCAAATTCGAATCGATGAAGAACCTGACCAATCAACGTGATGAAAATACAGCAGACGAGCTGTGGTTACTCCAGCATCACAAAGTACTAACTCAAGGTCAGGCAGGAAAACCAGAACATATTCTGATTCCATCAAACATTCCTGTGGTACAAACTGACCGTGGTGGACAAGTGACATGGCATGGTCCTGGTCAACTCGTCGCTTACTTTATGTTTGACCTTAATCGACTGAAATGGAATGTACGCACATTGGTCAGTTTTGCTGAACAATTTATGATAGATGTTTTAAAGAAATATAACATTGAAGCATATGCAAAACCTGATGCACCAGGCGTTTATGTGGATGGCAGAAAGATTGGTTCATTAGGCTTCAAAATTCGCCGTGGACGTAGTTATCATGGTTTAGCCCTAAACTTAGACTGTGCTCTAACTGGTTTTCAAACCATCAACCCATGTGGTTATGCAGGGCTAGAAATGGTCCGCATACAAGATTTAGTGACTCCATATCCATCATTTGAACAACTTTGTCAGGACTTTATTGAGTATATTAAAGCTACTGGGTACTTTAATGACCCAGAAGTCAAAATTGAATAAATGATTTTGAGATGGAATAAAAATATATTAGAGTAATTACTCTAAATTTGCTTTTGCATAATTTTAAGAAGGGATAGCAAGTGATTTCGACAAAAGCTGTAAAGCCCACTCTGCAACTTGCCTACGTTAAGCTCATGATGGACGTTGTTGGTCGAGGCTTAGTCATGGCGAGTCAAGTAGATAGTGAAATACAAGAGGAAGTGTCTAAATTTCCTGTTCACTTTGTACTTTCAATGAATGTCTTCCCAAATGGACCAGCATTTTTTGCACGAGTGACAGAAGATAAACAATTAGAACTGCTGAAAAGAGCGGAAAAAAAGCCTGATTTAACCATTACGTTTAAGCATGTAACTCATGCTTTTTTGGTTTTCTCTTTTCAGGAAAGTACTGCTCAAGCCTTTGCAAATGACCGTATGATTGCTGATGGTGATGTATCCGCAGCAATTCGTTTAGTTCGCTGCCTCAATAAAATGGAGTCTCTCATTTTACCGAAATTGGTGGCTTCACTCGCTGTTAAAGAATACCCAACTGAACTTACCCTAAAAGAAAAATTCAACCAAGCTGCAAATATTTATTTAAAAGTAGCTAAGTCTTACTTCAAGCGGAGCGCATAACATGGCTAAACCATATTACGAATTCTTTTGTCCTGTAAAAGTCATTGCCGGTAATGCTGCTTTAGAACATATTCCGTTTGAACTTGCGACTTTAGGTGCAAAACGCCCTCTTATCATTACCGATAAAGGCGTTCGTGCAAATGGCTTGTTGAACCCTATTGAAGCTGCTTTTAGCACAACTGATGCAGTCATTGGTCATGTTTTTGATGATGTTCCACCAGACTCAAGTCTTGAAGTTGTTCGACTTGCCGCGGAAGCTTATCGCACAAATAAATGTGATGCGATTATTGCTGTGGGCGGTGGTTCTGTTATCGATACCTCTAAAGCAACTAACATTTTAGTATCAGAAGGTGGAGATGATCTTCTTCAATATTCTGGTGCACACAACCTACCAAAACCATTAAAACCATTTTTCGTCATCCCGACTACATCAGGTACGGGATCTGAAGTGACCATGGTTGCTGTTGTGTCTGATACACAAAAGAATGTTAAACTGGCATTTGCTTCATATTACTTAATGCCACATGCTGCGATTTTAGATCCACGCATGACATTAACTTTACCACCTCACTTAACTGCAATGACGGGTATGGATGCGTTAACACATTGTGTTGAAGCGTACACCTGTATGGCAGCTAACCCGCTTAGTGATGCCTATGCAAGTGCAGGTATTAAAAAAATTAGCGAAAATCTATTTAATGTCTTAGAAAATCCAAATGACTCACAAGGTCGTTTAGAACTTGCACAAGCTTCTACAATGGCAGGTATCGCATTCTCTAACTCGATGGTAGGTCTTGTACACTCATTAGGACATGCATTAGGTGCAGTTGCTCACCTGCCCCACGGGCTGTGCATGAACTTATTCTTACCTTATGTGCTTGAGTACAATAAACAAGTCAATGGTCAGAAAATTGGCGAGTTGCTATTACCACTTGCAGGTGCCGATATTTATGCCCAGACTCCTGCTACTCAGCGTGCAGACAGAGCAATCGCAACTATTTTAGCAATGCGTGATCGTTTATTTAGCTTAACCAAATTACCACGTACCTTACGTGAAACAGGTAAAGTTACTGAAGCACAGCTTGATGAAGTGGCAGAGAAAGCACTAAATGATGGCTCAATTATTTATAATCCTAAAGAAGCAAGCTTAAAAGATCTACGAGAGATCTTACAAAAAGCTTGGTAAGTTAAGATTTAGATATCTAAAGCAAAAAGCTAAAGGTCTGATTTTTATGACAAATCAGACCTTTTTTATATCTATGAATTTTTATTCATCATTTTCTTTGGAAATATGGCAAAAAATTTGCTAAAAAATCCACGAAAGTACTGACAATTTGCATCAATTTAGGATAGATTGGCGCACTTTATCTTTTATGTAGGGGGGATCGTTCGTCTCAAACGATCCTTAACACCAAGCTGATCCTTGATCAACGATTATGAGGATAACGCCGTTGACAAACTTATCTGGGACTAAACCAACAGCTAAACTTCAAAAGAATCTTGTGCTTTGGCACATCATTATTATTGGTTTAGCTTATATTCAGCCATTAACTTTATTTGATACTTTTGGTTTAGTATCAGAACGAAGTGGTGGACATGTACCTACTTCTTATATCTTTGCCTTAGTTGCAATTTTATTGACGTCGATCAGTTATGGACACATGATCAAACGCTATCCTTCTTCAGGATCAGCATATACCTACGCCCAAAAGTCAATTCACCCTAATGTTGGTTTTATGGTGGGTTGGTCATCTTGGCTAGACTATCTACTTTCACCACTCGTCAATATCATTTTGGCCGATATTTATTTAAGAGCTTTATTTCCAGAAGTAAATAATTGGCTATGGGTTATTGGCTTAACTGCATTAATGACTGTGATTAACTTATTTGGCGCACGCTTTGTCGCGCGTTTTAACAGTACAATTGTGGTTATTCAACTTGGTGTTATTTTTTACTTTGTTTATCAAGTATATATTCTCCTTACCCAAGGCGTATATGCTGATGGTACGCTTAATCCCGATAAAGCCGAATTATGGTCATTAACTCCTTTTTGGAATGATATGACTTCTATTAGTGCTTTGATTGGTGGTGCAACAGTACTGTGCTTTTCTTTTACAGGTTTTGATGCTTTATCTTCACTTGCAGAAGAAACTAAAGATGCTGAAAAAACGCTTCCAAAAGCGATTTTCTCAACAGCATTGCTTGCAGGTATTATTTTTATCGTAAGCACTTACTTTATCCAGTTGTATTTCCCTAGCAACCCAAACATCTATTTTAAACCGTTAGATGAATCACAACCTGTTATGGTTGCAGCAATTGGCAGCATTGCATTTAAAACATTAGTTTTATATTTTGCTGTAGTTGCAGTAATGGCATCCGGTATTTCAGCACATGCTGGTGTATCTCGCTTAATGTATGTAATGGGTCGTGATGGGGTTATCAATAAAAAGTTGTTTGGTCATATTAGCCCAAGATTGCATACTCCGACTTACAACATTCTTATTGTTGGTGTGGTTGCATTATCTGCTGGCTTTTTAGACCTTGAACATATTGTTAACTTAATTAGTTTCGGGGCCTTAACTGCTTTTAGTTTTGTAAACTTCTCGGTGATTTCGCGCTACGCGCTGAGAGATGGTAAAAACAAATCTATCAAAGATATTATTAATTACATTATTGTACCAACGCTTGGCTTTGCTAGTGTGTTCTTAATGTGGTTAGAAATTGACAAGCTTGCTTTGCAAATTGGCTTAGCTTGGGCAGTGTTTGGGGTAGGTTATCTTGCCTATAAAACCAAAGGCTTTAAATATAATGCTCCTCAACATAATGAGCATGAATAATAAAAAAGGCGCTTAAAAGCGCCTTTTTTATGGACTCATTAACCATATATTTTATTTACAATGGCTTGTACACGTTTTGCATAAACTTTAGCTGTTTCCAAATCCCCTGTTGGGACTTCATCTACACTTGCATCCGAAGGCGATTGAACTAAAAGCCCTACCGAACCGCCTAAGTTATTTACATCTTCACGTGTTGCATCTTTTGTATTCGCTGGCAATAAGCCCAGACTCACCCAAATGCCACCATGCTGTGATGCTAAAGTTTGCAGCTGGATAAGCGTAACTTGTTTATCCCCATTTAAACTTGCACTATTCGTAAAGCCTGCAAATACTTTATCTTGCCAACCACGTGTGAACCAAACCTTTGAAGTTGCATCAGCAAATTTTTTAAATTGCCATGGTGCTGTACCCATATAGGTCGGCGCACCAAACACAATACCTTTTGCATTATTCAATGTTTCCCAATCTTGCTCAGTGATATTACCTTCCTGATCAATCTGGATAAGTTGAGCATTAATTTCATTAGCAAAAGTTTCAGCCACTACTTTAGTGTGGCCATAACCTGAGAAATATACAACCGCAATATTAGAATTAGACATGGAAGAAAACCTATGTTTTATTAAATTCCATTTAATGATATATTTTAGATACTAGGTGTCAATTAGTTACTAACTGGTAACTATGGTAATTTTTTAAGAAATTAGCAGGTAAAAAGTATGAATGAAGGTCTAAAATATAATGTTTTTCAACAACATTGCCCTGCTCGTTTATTTTTTGAAAAAATTGCAGATAAATGGGTTTTATTGATTTTAAATGTGCTTGAAGAGGAAACTCAGCACTTCAATTTGCTCAAAAAGAATATACAAGGCATCTCTCCTAAAGTCTTATCACAAAAACTAAAGATGCTAGAAAGAGATGGTTTTATTGAGCGTAAAATTCAGAATACGTCTCCTATTCGTGTTGATTACTCACTCACTTCTCTGGGGCAAAATGTCGCTTCAATGGCGTTCCAATTAAAGGAATGGGCCGAAACCAATATTGAACAGGTTTTAGCAGCCCAAATGACTTATGATGAAAAAGTGCTAGAGCAAGCTTGAATAAAAATAAGGCCACTAAGGGCCTTATTTTTATTTAGTACTTAAGAAATTAACCTAATTTTTTAAAGCCTTGCTGACGCCATGCTTCATATACAATTACGGCAGTTGCATTAGATAAGTTTAAACTTCTTGAGTTTTCTGCCATTGGTAAACGAATCCATTGTTCTTGAGGGAACATCAGACGAACATGTTCAGGCAAGCCGCGTGTTTCTGGCCCCATCAATAAAGCCACAGGTCTATTTAAATCAACTGTATGAGGCGTAGCAG
The window above is part of the Acinetobacter baumannii genome. Proteins encoded here:
- a CDS encoding YbeD family protein, whose translation is MLDRTPSRELREDLWVFPMDYPIKLIGDAGEELRIAVVDILVKHFPDFDQTTLKVQESRTGKYHSLTAQLRFDELEQVHALYADLAACPQIRTAL
- the lipB gene encoding lipoyl(octanoyl) transferase LipB, producing MSLDKPTLIIRQWNDLQDYQSKFESMKNLTNQRDENTADELWLLQHHKVLTQGQAGKPEHILIPSNIPVVQTDRGGQVTWHGPGQLVAYFMFDLNRLKWNVRTLVSFAEQFMIDVLKKYNIEAYAKPDAPGVYVDGRKIGSLGFKIRRGRSYHGLALNLDCALTGFQTINPCGYAGLEMVRIQDLVTPYPSFEQLCQDFIEYIKATGYFNDPEVKIE
- a CDS encoding iron-containing alcohol dehydrogenase codes for the protein MAKPYYEFFCPVKVIAGNAALEHIPFELATLGAKRPLIITDKGVRANGLLNPIEAAFSTTDAVIGHVFDDVPPDSSLEVVRLAAEAYRTNKCDAIIAVGGGSVIDTSKATNILVSEGGDDLLQYSGAHNLPKPLKPFFVIPTTSGTGSEVTMVAVVSDTQKNVKLAFASYYLMPHAAILDPRMTLTLPPHLTAMTGMDALTHCVEAYTCMAANPLSDAYASAGIKKISENLFNVLENPNDSQGRLELAQASTMAGIAFSNSMVGLVHSLGHALGAVAHLPHGLCMNLFLPYVLEYNKQVNGQKIGELLLPLAGADIYAQTPATQRADRAIATILAMRDRLFSLTKLPRTLRETGKVTEAQLDEVAEKALNDGSIIYNPKEASLKDLREILQKAW
- a CDS encoding APC family permease, with translation MTNLSGTKPTAKLQKNLVLWHIIIIGLAYIQPLTLFDTFGLVSERSGGHVPTSYIFALVAILLTSISYGHMIKRYPSSGSAYTYAQKSIHPNVGFMVGWSSWLDYLLSPLVNIILADIYLRALFPEVNNWLWVIGLTALMTVINLFGARFVARFNSTIVVIQLGVIFYFVYQVYILLTQGVYADGTLNPDKAELWSLTPFWNDMTSISALIGGATVLCFSFTGFDALSSLAEETKDAEKTLPKAIFSTALLAGIIFIVSTYFIQLYFPSNPNIYFKPLDESQPVMVAAIGSIAFKTLVLYFAVVAVMASGISAHAGVSRLMYVMGRDGVINKKLFGHISPRLHTPTYNILIVGVVALSAGFLDLEHIVNLISFGALTAFSFVNFSVISRYALRDGKNKSIKDIINYIIVPTLGFASVFLMWLEIDKLALQIGLAWAVFGVGYLAYKTKGFKYNAPQHNEHE
- a CDS encoding flavodoxin family protein; the protein is MSNSNIAVVYFSGYGHTKVVAETFANEINAQLIQIDQEGNITEQDWETLNNAKGIVFGAPTYMGTAPWQFKKFADATSKVWFTRGWQDKVFAGFTNSASLNGDKQVTLIQLQTLASQHGGIWVSLGLLPANTKDATREDVNNLGGSVGLLVQSPSDASVDEVPTGDLETAKVYAKRVQAIVNKIYG
- a CDS encoding winged helix-turn-helix transcriptional regulator codes for the protein MNEGLKYNVFQQHCPARLFFEKIADKWVLLILNVLEEETQHFNLLKKNIQGISPKVLSQKLKMLERDGFIERKIQNTSPIRVDYSLTSLGQNVASMAFQLKEWAETNIEQVLAAQMTYDEKVLEQA